In Betta splendens chromosome 22, fBetSpl5.4, whole genome shotgun sequence, the following proteins share a genomic window:
- the si:ch211-10a23.2 gene encoding galectin-related protein A-like has protein sequence MEETDKKDNGEYTGEIKGGMRPSMKLVVMGIVNKKPKSIEVTLSSRPQEEDTEGDVGLQLKVSFTDKAVQRNARLAGKWGPSENTLSFFPFAPGEAFKMEIVCEHQQFRILVDGQPLCGFTHRLPQLASLTALRVFGDLQLTKVA, from the exons ATGGAAGAAACGGACAAGAAAGACAAC GGGGAGTACACCGGAGAGATAAAGGGTGGGATGCGGCCCTCCATGAAACTGGTCGTCATGGGGATCGTTAACAAAAAACCAAAAAG CATCGAGGTGACCCTGTCCAGTCGGCCCCAGGAGGAGGACACGGAGGGGGACGTGGGTCTGCAGCTAAAGGTCAGCTTCACGGACAAGGCCGTGCAGCGCAACGCGCGCCTGGCGGGGAAGTGGGGCCCGTCTGAAAACACCCTCTCCTTCTTCCCTTTTGCACCCGGAGAAGCCTTCAAG ATGGAGATCGTTTGTGAGCACCAGCAGTTTCGCATCCTGGTGGACGGACAGCCGCTGTGTGGCTTCACCCACCGTCTCCCCCAGCTCGCCTCCCTCACCGCCCTGCGAGTCTTCGGCGACCTGCAGCTCACCAAGGTGGcctaa